From Juglans regia cultivar Chandler chromosome 8, Walnut 2.0, whole genome shotgun sequence, the proteins below share one genomic window:
- the LOC109022163 gene encoding 60S acidic ribosomal protein P3-like: MGVFTFVCRSSGDEWTGKSLSGELEASAPSTFDLQRKLVHTALSADSSGGVQSSFSLVTPTSAVFQVIIGGASGGAFIGGGGAAAASAGGAAPAAEAEKKEEKKEEKEEESDDDLGLSLFD; the protein is encoded by the exons ATGGGAGTTTTCACGTTCGTGTGCAGGAGCTCCGGCGATGAGTGGACCGGTAAATCTCTCTCTGGGGAGCTCGAGGCCTCGGCTCCCTCCACCTTCGACCTCCAGAGGAAGCTCGTCCATACCGCCCTCTCCGCTGACTCTTCTGGTGGGGTCCAGTCCTCCTTCTCCCTCGTTACCCCTACCTCCGCCGTAttccag gTGATTATTGGTGGTGCTTCCGGTGGTGCTTTCATTGGAGGTGGCGGAGCAGCTGCAGCTTCTGCAGGAGGTGCAGCTCCAGCTGCTGAAgcagagaagaaggaagagaagaaagaagagaaggaggaagagagTGATGATGACTTGGGATTATCACTCTTTGATTAG
- the LOC109022165 gene encoding 18S rRNA (guanine-N(7))-methyltransferase RID2 encodes MSSRPEVQAPPEIFYNDVEARKYTSSSRIMEIQAKLSERALELLALPDDGVPRLLLDIGCGSGLSGETLSENGHQWFGLDISQSMLDVALEREVEGDLLLSDMGQGLGLRPGVMDGAISISAVQWLCNADRTSHDPRLRLKAFFGSLYRCLARGARAVFQLYPENLAQRELILSFAMRAGFAGGMVVDFPHSTKRRKEYLVLTCGPPSISTSVPKGKGEDGESCSEDESSDDEAEQTVCISDRHRPRKKQKLTKKGKGREWILRKKEQKRRRGDEVPLDTKYTARKRKPRF; translated from the exons ATGTCGTCGAGGCCTGAGGTTCAAGCGCCCCCTGAGATATTCTATAACGATGTTGAGGCTCGGAAGTACACCTCCTCTTCTCGCATAATGGAAATTCAG GCAAAGTTGTCAGAGAGAGCATTGGAGCTTCTTGCTCTGCCTGATGATGGAGTGCCCAGATTGCTCCTTGACATTG GTTGCGGATCAGGACTTAGTGGGGAGACTCTCTCTGAGAATGGACACCAATGGTTTGGTCTAGATATTTCACAGTCGATGCTTG ATGTTGCATTGGAGCGGGAGGTAGAGGGTGACCTTCTACTTAGTGACATGGGACAG GGCCTGGGACTTCGTCCTGGGGTAATGGATGGGGCCATCAGTATCTCTGCTGTTCAG TGGTTATGCAATGCTGACAGGACCTCTCACGATCCACGACTAAGATTGAA GGCTTTCTTTGGATCATTATACAGATGCTTAGCCAGGGGGGCCAGAGCAGTGTTTCAATTATATCCTGAAAATCTAGCCCAGCGTGAATTGATTTTGAGCTTTGCAATGCGTGCTGGATTTGCTGGTGGTATGGTCGTGGATTTTCCACACAG TactaagagaagaaaagaatacCTTGTCCTCACTTGCGGTCCACCATCTATAAGCACATCTGTTCCAAAGGGAAAAGGTGAAGATGGGGAGAGTTGCTCAGAGGATGAGAGCAGTGATGATGAAGCAGAACAGACG GTCTGCATCTCAGACAGGCACAGACccaggaaaaaacaaaaattaaccAAGAAAGGGAAAGGGAGAGAATGGATACTGAGGAAGAAAGAACAAAAGAGGAGAAGAGGGGATGAGGTACCCCTGGATACAAAATACACAGCTCGAAAACGAAAGCCTCGCTTCTGA
- the LOC109022161 gene encoding 2-methoxy-6-polyprenyl-1,4-benzoquinol methylase, mitochondrial isoform X3 has product MALRMVTGKFRSKLLPMFSSSLLHSHATSFGFKEVHEEEKSRMVSNVFSNVASNYDLMNDLMSAGLHRLWKDRLVSKLNPFPGMKHLDVAGGTGSGEEKSLIWVEGDAEALTFEDNSMDGYTIAFGIRNVTHIEKVLAEAFRVLKRGGRFLCLELSHVEVPIFKEFYDYYSFSIIPALGELVAGDRDSYQYLVESIRRFPPQETFASMIADAGFQKVEYENLVGGVVSIHSGLKL; this is encoded by the exons aTGGCCTTGAGAATGGTGACTGGAAAGTTCAGAAGCAAACTGTTACCCATGTTCTCTTCTTCTCTACTGCATTCACATGCCACCAGTTTTG GATTTAAAGAAGtacatgaagaagaaaaaagtcgCATGGTCAGTAATGTCTTTAGCAATGTTGCTTCAAACTATGATCTCATGAATGACTTGATGAGTGCTGGATTACACAGATTATGGAAGGATAG GCTGGTTTCCAAACTGAATCCATTTCCTGGAATGAAGCATCTGGATGTGGCTGGTGGGACAG GTTCTGGGGAAGAAAAATCCCTGATATGGGTGGAGGGCGATGCAGAAGCCTTAACTTTCGAAGATAATTCAATGGATGGTTACACAATTGCATTTGGGATTAGAAATGTTACACATATAGAGAAAGTTCTTGCTGAAGCCTTTAG GGTGCTAAAACGAGGAGGAAGATTCCTTTGCCTTGAACTGAGCCATGTGGAAGTTCCTATTTTCAAGGAATT CtatgattattattcattcTCCATCATTCCAGCCCTAGGAGAGCTTGTTGCAGGTGATCGTGATTCATATCAATACTTAGTTGAGAGTATTCGCCGTTTTCCCCCTCAG GAGACATTTGCTTCAATGATTGCTGATGCAGGATTTCAGAAAGTTGAGTACGAAAATCTTGTAGGAGGAGTGGTTTCCATCCATTCAGGGTTGAAGCTCTGA
- the LOC109022161 gene encoding 2-methoxy-6-polyprenyl-1,4-benzoquinol methylase, mitochondrial isoform X1 produces the protein MALRMVTGKFRSKLLPMFSSSLLHSHATSFGFKEVHEEEKSRMVSNVFSNVASNYDLMNDLMSAGLHRLWKDRLVSKLNPFPGMKHLDVAGGTGDVAFRILETINSVKHRAMQDVLEDNLYEETRIFVCDINPNMLNVGKKRALERGSGEEKSLIWVEGDAEALTFEDNSMDGYTIAFGIRNVTHIEKVLAEAFRVLKRGGRFLCLELSHVEVPIFKEFYDYYSFSIIPALGELVAGDRDSYQYLVESIRRFPPQETFASMIADAGFQKVEYENLVGGVVSIHSGLKL, from the exons aTGGCCTTGAGAATGGTGACTGGAAAGTTCAGAAGCAAACTGTTACCCATGTTCTCTTCTTCTCTACTGCATTCACATGCCACCAGTTTTG GATTTAAAGAAGtacatgaagaagaaaaaagtcgCATGGTCAGTAATGTCTTTAGCAATGTTGCTTCAAACTATGATCTCATGAATGACTTGATGAGTGCTGGATTACACAGATTATGGAAGGATAG GCTGGTTTCCAAACTGAATCCATTTCCTGGAATGAAGCATCTGGATGTGGCTGGTGGGACAG GGGATGTAGCTTTCCGGATCCTGGAAACCATAAACAGTGTCAAACATAGAGCAATGCAAGATGTTCTTGAAGATAATTTGTATGAAGAAACTCGGATATTTGTATGTGACATCAACCCTAACATGCTAAATGTTGGTAAAAAGCGGGCCTTGGAGAGAG GTTCTGGGGAAGAAAAATCCCTGATATGGGTGGAGGGCGATGCAGAAGCCTTAACTTTCGAAGATAATTCAATGGATGGTTACACAATTGCATTTGGGATTAGAAATGTTACACATATAGAGAAAGTTCTTGCTGAAGCCTTTAG GGTGCTAAAACGAGGAGGAAGATTCCTTTGCCTTGAACTGAGCCATGTGGAAGTTCCTATTTTCAAGGAATT CtatgattattattcattcTCCATCATTCCAGCCCTAGGAGAGCTTGTTGCAGGTGATCGTGATTCATATCAATACTTAGTTGAGAGTATTCGCCGTTTTCCCCCTCAG GAGACATTTGCTTCAATGATTGCTGATGCAGGATTTCAGAAAGTTGAGTACGAAAATCTTGTAGGAGGAGTGGTTTCCATCCATTCAGGGTTGAAGCTCTGA
- the LOC109022161 gene encoding 2-methoxy-6-polyprenyl-1,4-benzoquinol methylase, mitochondrial isoform X2 gives MVSNVFSNVASNYDLMNDLMSAGLHRLWKDRLVSKLNPFPGMKHLDVAGGTGDVAFRILETINSVKHRAMQDVLEDNLYEETRIFVCDINPNMLNVGKKRALERGSGEEKSLIWVEGDAEALTFEDNSMDGYTIAFGIRNVTHIEKVLAEAFRVLKRGGRFLCLELSHVEVPIFKEFYDYYSFSIIPALGELVAGDRDSYQYLVESIRRFPPQETFASMIADAGFQKVEYENLVGGVVSIHSGLKL, from the exons ATGGTCAGTAATGTCTTTAGCAATGTTGCTTCAAACTATGATCTCATGAATGACTTGATGAGTGCTGGATTACACAGATTATGGAAGGATAG GCTGGTTTCCAAACTGAATCCATTTCCTGGAATGAAGCATCTGGATGTGGCTGGTGGGACAG GGGATGTAGCTTTCCGGATCCTGGAAACCATAAACAGTGTCAAACATAGAGCAATGCAAGATGTTCTTGAAGATAATTTGTATGAAGAAACTCGGATATTTGTATGTGACATCAACCCTAACATGCTAAATGTTGGTAAAAAGCGGGCCTTGGAGAGAG GTTCTGGGGAAGAAAAATCCCTGATATGGGTGGAGGGCGATGCAGAAGCCTTAACTTTCGAAGATAATTCAATGGATGGTTACACAATTGCATTTGGGATTAGAAATGTTACACATATAGAGAAAGTTCTTGCTGAAGCCTTTAG GGTGCTAAAACGAGGAGGAAGATTCCTTTGCCTTGAACTGAGCCATGTGGAAGTTCCTATTTTCAAGGAATT CtatgattattattcattcTCCATCATTCCAGCCCTAGGAGAGCTTGTTGCAGGTGATCGTGATTCATATCAATACTTAGTTGAGAGTATTCGCCGTTTTCCCCCTCAG GAGACATTTGCTTCAATGATTGCTGATGCAGGATTTCAGAAAGTTGAGTACGAAAATCTTGTAGGAGGAGTGGTTTCCATCCATTCAGGGTTGAAGCTCTGA